In Candidatus Rokuibacteriota bacterium, a genomic segment contains:
- a CDS encoding efflux RND transporter permease subunit, producing the protein MLKLLPKYSVEHPIVMIAVFLALVGGGFLTYINLPVELQPYVDSPSIGIIIQYPGVSAEDMEAYFTRPIEQKMGVLNDKEFIRSNTQEGRAEIIIGFPYFSDINKHKVAVETLLNNMLNELPLDKDNTTNPWVVHVDAQNVPILDLHVTHGSWDDVTLREFVANQMRNRFEQVPGVQSAIPFGGKRRQVTVEVDRTKLEAYNLGLHDIKTALERQHLSRSGGRMINPAQDTLVRLDLRYRNPEELRDIPIGNFKDRIVYLRDVAEVKDTYAEIRSGYHFNGQPGVLLTIVKVPWKGDPQVIDPALRLAKEFEKNNPGLRIGVAYNRNDFVWRIIANSWKELFLAFFLTSIVLLMFLNTITPTVIVLIQLPLIVLASFVFWKPWGLTINTPTNMALVFVLGRLVDDAVVMMDVINRHLKKGKSPKQAAIDGAQELTFAVLATGFAFWLVLIPNLFLQGAMGIGFRGMTAPMIFAHMFSAFFALTMNPMMAAYLFKPYQERLANPLDRFFTWLFRPFIWLIEKLEWLYRHALDWSLDHRAVIIGIAVASIYAGWKIWPMLGWEGMPLQDTGQAVGEVEAWPGTPYPETEKVVSRIEEVLMRQPEVKLVSTQIGQEPAFGTYFSGYGVRTVNKALFKITMTHKDERVCLFYEKWEWFDRLTRACSSKTNRSVWEIMDSVQREVLQTVPGIRSLWLMEMGATPVNTARNPVEVVFKGDDLETLAKVGDQAITVANRAPGVVQPFTNWSLTLPQYRLEVDRARAQELGLAVPQIAMQAFYATQGGMTSEFFKPEGLEGTDRHQRLLIRYKPEQRATLEDLENVIITAPGGKHVRLKEVARVVPKYGTDFIYKEDLQYALAVLGQYRDVGLKMATAGILMGAKTSIPLPRGYTVQPTGMMLTMLDNIYRLYDGLVFAVFFVFIVLLLQSGSMVSTLAIMSDVPLQIMGAVFLLYFRGFFWS; encoded by the coding sequence ATGCTCAAGCTTCTCCCCAAGTACTCGGTCGAGCACCCCATCGTCATGATCGCCGTCTTCCTGGCGCTCGTGGGTGGGGGGTTCCTGACCTACATCAACCTGCCCGTGGAGCTCCAGCCCTATGTGGACAGCCCATCCATCGGGATCATCATCCAGTACCCCGGCGTTTCGGCCGAGGACATGGAGGCCTACTTCACCCGCCCCATCGAGCAGAAGATGGGGGTCCTGAACGACAAGGAGTTCATCCGCTCCAACACCCAGGAAGGGCGGGCCGAGATCATCATCGGCTTCCCCTATTTCTCCGACATCAACAAGCACAAGGTGGCGGTCGAGACCCTCCTCAACAACATGCTCAACGAGCTGCCGCTCGACAAGGACAACACCACCAACCCCTGGGTTGTCCATGTGGATGCGCAGAACGTCCCCATCCTGGACCTCCACGTGACCCACGGCAGCTGGGACGACGTGACTCTCCGCGAGTTCGTGGCCAACCAGATGAGGAACCGCTTCGAGCAAGTTCCAGGCGTTCAGTCCGCGATCCCCTTCGGCGGCAAGCGCCGCCAGGTGACCGTGGAGGTGGACCGGACAAAACTGGAGGCCTATAACCTCGGCCTCCACGACATCAAGACGGCCCTGGAGCGCCAGCACCTCTCCCGCTCCGGCGGTCGGATGATCAACCCCGCTCAGGACACCCTCGTCCGGCTCGACCTCCGCTACCGAAACCCGGAGGAGCTGCGGGACATCCCCATCGGGAACTTCAAGGACCGGATCGTCTACCTCCGGGACGTGGCCGAGGTGAAAGACACCTACGCCGAGATCCGGTCGGGCTACCACTTCAACGGCCAGCCCGGTGTCCTCCTCACCATCGTGAAGGTGCCATGGAAGGGGGACCCCCAGGTCATCGACCCGGCCCTGAGGCTCGCCAAGGAGTTCGAGAAGAACAACCCGGGCCTCCGCATCGGGGTTGCCTACAACCGGAACGACTTCGTCTGGCGGATCATCGCCAACTCCTGGAAGGAGCTGTTCCTCGCGTTCTTTCTCACGTCCATCGTGCTCCTCATGTTCCTCAACACCATCACGCCCACGGTCATCGTCCTGATCCAGCTCCCGCTCATCGTGCTCGCCAGCTTCGTCTTCTGGAAACCCTGGGGCCTCACCATCAACACGCCGACCAACATGGCGCTGGTGTTCGTCCTGGGGCGGCTGGTGGACGACGCCGTCGTCATGATGGATGTCATTAACCGGCACCTCAAGAAGGGGAAGAGCCCGAAGCAGGCGGCAATCGACGGGGCCCAGGAGCTGACCTTCGCCGTCCTGGCCACCGGCTTCGCCTTCTGGCTCGTCCTCATCCCCAACCTCTTCCTCCAGGGAGCCATGGGGATCGGCTTCCGCGGCATGACAGCCCCCATGATCTTCGCCCACATGTTCTCTGCCTTCTTCGCCCTCACGATGAACCCGATGATGGCCGCCTACCTCTTCAAGCCCTACCAGGAGCGGCTGGCCAACCCTCTGGACCGGTTCTTCACCTGGCTCTTCCGCCCGTTCATCTGGCTCATTGAGAAGCTCGAGTGGCTCTACAGGCATGCCCTCGACTGGTCGCTGGACCACCGGGCCGTCATCATCGGGATCGCCGTGGCGTCCATTTACGCCGGCTGGAAGATCTGGCCGATGCTCGGCTGGGAGGGGATGCCGCTCCAGGACACCGGCCAGGCTGTCGGCGAGGTGGAGGCCTGGCCCGGCACCCCGTACCCCGAGACCGAGAAGGTCGTCTCGAGGATCGAGGAAGTCCTCATGCGCCAGCCCGAGGTCAAGCTGGTCTCCACCCAGATCGGCCAGGAGCCGGCCTTCGGGACCTACTTCTCCGGTTATGGCGTCCGCACCGTCAACAAGGCTCTCTTCAAGATCACCATGACCCATAAGGACGAGCGGGTCTGCCTCTTCTACGAGAAGTGGGAGTGGTTCGATCGGCTCACCCGCGCCTGCTCGAGCAAGACCAATCGGAGCGTCTGGGAGATCATGGACAGCGTCCAGCGGGAGGTCCTCCAGACGGTGCCGGGGATCCGGTCGCTCTGGCTCATGGAGATGGGCGCCACGCCGGTGAACACCGCCCGGAACCCTGTGGAGGTGGTCTTCAAGGGCGACGACCTAGAAACCCTCGCCAAAGTCGGCGATCAGGCGATCACGGTGGCGAACCGGGCCCCCGGGGTAGTCCAGCCCTTCACAAATTGGTCCCTCACCCTGCCGCAGTACAGGCTCGAAGTGGACCGGGCGCGGGCTCAGGAGCTGGGGCTGGCCGTCCCCCAGATCGCCATGCAGGCCTTCTACGCGACGCAGGGCGGGATGACCTCGGAGTTCTTCAAGCCCGAGGGGCTCGAGGGGACCGATCGCCACCAGCGCCTCCTGATCCGCTACAAGCCCGAGCAGCGGGCGACTCTGGAGGACCTGGAAAACGTCATCATCACTGCGCCCGGAGGCAAGCACGTGCGACTGAAAGAGGTGGCCAGGGTGGTCCCGAAGTACGGGACCGATTTCATCTATAAGGAAGATCTCCAGTACGCCCTCGCTGTCCTCGGGCAGTACCGCGACGTCGGGCTGAAGATGGCGACGGCAGGGATCCTCATGGGGGCCAAGACCTCGATCCCCCTGCCGCGGGGGTACACAGTCCAGCCCACCGGGATGATGCTCACGATGCTGGACAACATCTACCGCCTCTACGACGGCCTGGTCTTTGCCGTCTTCTTCGTCTTCATCGTCCTCCTCCTCCAGTCGGGCTCCATGGTCAGCACCCTGGCGATTATGTCGGACGTTCCCCTTCAGATCATGGGGGCGGTCTTCCTGCTCTACTTTCGCGGCTTCTTCTGGTC
- a CDS encoding efflux RND transporter periplasmic adaptor subunit — MRWGRAYWDFREPEERRERLGGLLQGFKTLVWDRHRWVSRWAVTLVLLAVIYYTTTAAVAWLTAPRIEMTMSPLTGPVAVAAEPAKVQQIMDKVTYTGSISPYQEVTVYPRWEGWVQEFKLYEGDRVEQGQVVARLDRAEIGAVVEQARSMVAQAEGEVRQMEAQLARAKVEVAKAAEERAQAEAALKEAEAMLNVARADLKAALPGVVQAKAELDYIRGEFKRDEVLLARGAIGQASFDQRRAQYVTAQERVAQAEARVAQMEARVTSMEAKIVSAKAGINRAIANQQAAEKHVLHAEAALDSARARVVQVKEEYERRKVVLGYTTVEAPITGRVAKRHIYAGILVKPGMPIVDLQDLSRARVQAKVAEKDLVKVRVGTEAVVTFPALPEGRNRVNARVTTIFPQLDPVTRTTTIEMVVPNPGELIKTDMYAVVDLILERKPKAVTIPRLAVERDQQGQPKVFVTDGVSAMLKPVKLGIASGDRIEILDGVKEGEMVIFKGQRGLVEGQQVNIVAGL; from the coding sequence GTGCGCTGGGGGAGAGCCTACTGGGACTTCCGGGAGCCGGAGGAGCGCCGCGAGCGGCTCGGCGGGCTCCTCCAGGGATTCAAGACGCTCGTTTGGGATCGCCACCGCTGGGTGAGCCGCTGGGCGGTCACGCTCGTTCTTCTGGCGGTCATCTACTACACGACGACCGCAGCCGTGGCCTGGCTGACGGCGCCTCGGATCGAAATGACCATGAGCCCTCTCACAGGGCCGGTTGCCGTGGCCGCTGAGCCGGCTAAGGTCCAGCAGATTATGGACAAGGTGACCTACACCGGTTCCATCTCGCCCTACCAGGAAGTCACAGTCTATCCCCGCTGGGAAGGTTGGGTACAGGAGTTCAAGCTCTACGAAGGAGACCGGGTAGAGCAGGGGCAGGTCGTTGCCCGGCTGGACCGGGCCGAGATCGGGGCGGTCGTGGAGCAGGCGAGGTCCATGGTCGCCCAGGCCGAGGGAGAGGTCCGCCAGATGGAGGCCCAGCTTGCCCGGGCCAAAGTCGAGGTCGCCAAGGCGGCTGAGGAGCGCGCCCAGGCCGAGGCTGCCCTCAAGGAGGCCGAGGCCATGTTGAACGTTGCCCGGGCCGACCTGAAGGCTGCCCTTCCCGGGGTAGTCCAGGCCAAAGCCGAGCTCGATTACATCCGAGGGGAATTCAAGCGAGACGAAGTCCTGCTGGCTCGCGGCGCCATCGGGCAGGCCAGCTTCGACCAGCGACGCGCTCAGTACGTCACCGCCCAGGAGCGGGTGGCCCAGGCCGAGGCTCGCGTGGCTCAGATGGAGGCCCGCGTGACCTCCATGGAGGCCAAGATCGTCAGCGCGAAGGCTGGCATCAATCGAGCTATCGCCAATCAGCAGGCGGCTGAAAAGCATGTCCTCCACGCCGAGGCGGCGCTGGATTCTGCCCGGGCCAGGGTCGTCCAGGTTAAGGAAGAGTACGAACGGCGGAAGGTGGTCCTGGGCTACACGACCGTCGAGGCTCCAATCACCGGGCGGGTCGCCAAGCGCCATATCTACGCCGGGATCCTGGTCAAGCCCGGGATGCCCATCGTGGATCTGCAAGACCTCTCGCGCGCGCGAGTCCAGGCCAAGGTGGCGGAGAAAGACCTGGTCAAGGTGCGGGTGGGGACTGAGGCCGTCGTAACCTTCCCGGCCCTGCCTGAGGGCCGCAACAGGGTCAACGCCAGGGTCACCACCATCTTTCCCCAGCTCGATCCCGTCACCCGCACCACCACGATCGAGATGGTCGTCCCCAACCCCGGGGAGCTGATCAAGACCGACATGTACGCCGTCGTGGACCTGATCCTGGAGCGGAAGCCGAAGGCCGTGACCATCCCGCGACTGGCCGTTGAGCGGGATCAGCAGGGCCAGCCGAAGGTCTTCGTGACGGACGGCGTTTCTGCCATGTTAAAGCCGGTGAAGCTCGGGATCGCCTCCGGAGACCGGATCGAGATCCTGGACGGAGTGAAAGAGGGAGAGATGGTGATCTTCAAGGGCCAGCGGGGGCTGGTCGAGGGCCAGCAGGTCAACATCGTGGCGGGGCTGTAA
- a CDS encoding Crp/Fnr family transcriptional regulator has translation MMIGAEGNDGAERPRLTEPDLTELSRLSQLRILQKGQSLFLAGELSRCVLVVKSGRLKLSHISAEGRELIVSFLDPGDLLVIPGDRLVKGSVPLVEGLGEAVLLLVPQSDFEAFLRARPASGLTVIRQLADRVRALEARIDEMVFKDTRGRLATTLLRLAEAYGHRGLAGAVGVGLPITQQDLANLIGASREMVSHALLQWKREGWIELHRRSIVIRRTEALESQESGR, from the coding sequence ATGATGATCGGAGCCGAAGGGAATGATGGAGCAGAGCGGCCGCGACTGACAGAACCGGATCTGACCGAGCTGTCCCGGTTGAGTCAACTCCGAATCCTGCAGAAGGGTCAGTCTCTGTTCCTCGCAGGTGAGCTGAGCCGGTGCGTCCTCGTCGTCAAGAGCGGGCGGCTGAAGCTCTCCCATATCTCCGCTGAGGGCAGGGAGCTGATTGTCTCCTTTCTCGATCCCGGGGATCTTCTCGTGATCCCCGGTGATCGCCTCGTCAAAGGCTCCGTGCCTCTCGTCGAAGGCCTCGGGGAAGCGGTGCTTTTGCTGGTGCCGCAGTCGGACTTCGAGGCGTTCCTCCGGGCTCGGCCGGCTTCGGGGCTCACGGTGATCCGGCAACTGGCCGACCGAGTCCGCGCGCTCGAGGCGCGGATCGACGAGATGGTCTTCAAGGACACTCGGGGCCGCCTGGCCACTACCCTTCTTCGGCTGGCCGAGGCCTACGGACACCGTGGCCTCGCCGGCGCGGTGGGAGTTGGCCTGCCGATCACCCAGCAGGACCTCGCTAACCTGATCGGCGCCAGCCGAGAGATGGTGAGCCATGCGCTCCTCCAGTGGAAACGGGAGGGCTGGATCGAGCTTCACAGGCGCTCCATCGTCATTCGCCGGACCGAGGCACTGGAATCTCAAGAATCGGGGCGATGA
- a CDS encoding TolC family protein, with amino-acid sequence MRRAGPVVLLLAMLGIFLGTGAGYGQAPVVQRELTLDEVIDIALAKNPGLRAAEREAEAATKGHEAARGRLWPFADVFGDWQYSGPDEENKTRLLANIMRMPKLGPTLEDNRNGRREFDHNLYGLGLRVTYPLYVGGRIVAEVEANRLLTLLARERVAQTGDELIFNLSSTFYNILRLQENVRATEANVKALEEAQKNISSLVEVGRAARVDLFKVNTRLAAVRQDLIRVRNEVELVHAILKTLMGLEVTEPITVKGALGTEAIPLDLVQDLKESESRRPELQARRRAVEVQEQQVQIARGARLPSVNFRTQYVGGTGESEFGQPMGDFLVGVNVSIPVFTGGLLTARITQEEARLARARQEFDKARLDIQLDVQTAHLQITEARERIATAQAALEEAREALRIEQLKTEVGRGIVEDLLDAQAAELQAETNHTRALADYNTALVARRKAIGRIRER; translated from the coding sequence ATGAGACGAGCCGGGCCCGTCGTGCTTCTTCTTGCGATGCTCGGAATTTTTCTCGGAACTGGTGCGGGTTATGGCCAAGCGCCTGTCGTCCAGCGGGAGCTGACCCTGGACGAGGTGATTGACATCGCCCTGGCCAAGAACCCCGGGCTGCGGGCCGCCGAGCGTGAGGCCGAGGCCGCGACAAAAGGGCACGAGGCCGCGCGAGGCCGGCTCTGGCCGTTTGCTGACGTCTTCGGCGACTGGCAGTACTCCGGCCCGGACGAGGAGAACAAGACCCGTCTCCTGGCCAACATCATGCGCATGCCCAAGCTCGGGCCGACGCTTGAGGATAACCGTAACGGTAGACGCGAGTTCGACCACAACCTCTACGGCCTGGGGCTTCGGGTGACCTACCCGCTCTACGTCGGCGGACGCATCGTGGCTGAGGTCGAAGCCAACCGCCTCCTGACCCTTCTCGCCCGCGAGCGGGTGGCTCAGACCGGCGACGAGCTGATCTTCAACCTGAGCAGCACGTTCTACAACATCCTGAGGCTTCAGGAGAACGTCAGGGCGACTGAGGCGAACGTTAAAGCCCTGGAAGAAGCTCAAAAAAATATATCGAGCCTCGTCGAGGTGGGCCGAGCCGCGCGAGTGGACCTTTTCAAGGTAAATACCCGCCTCGCCGCCGTGAGACAGGACCTGATCCGGGTCAGGAACGAGGTCGAGCTGGTGCATGCCATCCTCAAGACCCTCATGGGACTCGAGGTCACCGAGCCGATCACCGTCAAGGGGGCGCTGGGAACCGAGGCGATCCCCCTTGACCTCGTGCAGGACCTGAAGGAGAGCGAGAGCCGTCGCCCGGAGCTTCAGGCCCGGCGGCGGGCCGTTGAGGTCCAGGAGCAACAGGTGCAGATCGCCCGGGGGGCGCGGCTTCCGAGCGTAAATTTCAGGACCCAGTATGTCGGGGGAACTGGCGAGAGCGAGTTCGGGCAACCCATGGGGGATTTCCTCGTCGGGGTGAACGTCTCGATCCCCGTCTTCACCGGCGGCCTGCTCACGGCTCGGATCACTCAGGAAGAAGCTCGGCTGGCGCGGGCGCGGCAGGAGTTCGACAAGGCCAGGCTCGACATCCAGCTCGACGTGCAGACCGCTCACCTGCAGATCACCGAAGCTAGAGAGCGGATCGCGACGGCCCAGGCCGCCCTCGAAGAAGCCCGGGAAGCGCTCCGGATCGAACAGCTCAAGACCGAGGTCGGCCGAGGGATTGTCGAGGATCTCCTCGACGCCCAGGCGGCCGAGCTTCAGGCGGAGACCAACCACACCCGCGCTCTCGCCGACTACAACACCGCCCTGGTGGCCCGCAGGAAGGCCATCGGGCGGATCCGGGAGAGGTAG